In Scyliorhinus canicula chromosome 8, sScyCan1.1, whole genome shotgun sequence, one DNA window encodes the following:
- the LOC119970178 gene encoding eukaryotic translation initiation factor 6, which produces MAVRASFENNNEIGCFSKLTNSYCLLAVGGADNFYSVFEGELSETIPVVHASIAGCRIIGRMCVGNRHGLLVPNNTTDQELQHIRNCLPDSVAIQRIEERLSALGNVIACNDYVALVHPDLDRETEEILADMLKVEVFRQTVAEQVLVGSYCAFSNQGGLVHPKTSIEDQDELSSLLQVPLVAGTVNRGSEVIAGGMVVNDWCAFCGLDTTSTELSVIESVFRLNEAQPSAIATSMRDSLIESLT; this is translated from the coding sequence aTGGCTGTCCGCGCCTCGTTCGAGAACAACAACGAGATCGGCTGCTTCAGCAAACTGACCAACTCCTACTGCCTGCTGGCCGTGGGCGGCGCCGACAACTTCTACAGTGTCTTTGAAGGGGAGTTGTCGGAGACTATTCCCGTGGTCCACGCCTCTATTGCAGGATGCAgaattatcggaaggatgtgtgTCGGTAACCGACATGGTTTATTGGTCCCTAATAACACAACAGATCAGGAGTTGCAGCATATCCGCAATTGTCTTCCAGACTCCGTAGCCATCCAGAGAATTGAGGAGCGACTTTCTGCACTCGGAAATGTTATCGCCTGCAATGACTATGTGGCACTGGTGCACCCAGATCTTGACAGAGAGACGGAGGAGATCTTGGCTGACATGCTGAAGGTGGAGGTTTTTCGACAGACTGTTGCTGAGCAGGTTCTGGTGGGTAGTTACTGTGCCTTCAGTAACCAGGGAGGCTTAGTTCATCCAAAGACATCCATTGAAGACCAGGATGAGCTCTCATCCCTGCTGCAAGTTCCTCTGGTGGCTGGCACAGTGAATCGTGGGAGCGAGGtgattgctggagggatggtggTGAATGATTGGTGTGCTTTCTGTGGCCTTGATACTACCAGCACAGAGCTGTCGGTTATAGAGAGTGTTTTTAGATTAAATGAAGCTCAGCCCAGTGCAATTGCAACCAGTATGAGAGATTCACTCATTGAAAGTTTAACATAA